GCAGGACTGGCTGCTCGGCGCCCGGATAGCGGAATTCGACATCGCGGAACTCGACCATGCCCCGGCTGTCGGGCGGGCCGAGGGTGGCGGGAGACTCCGGATCCCGGATCGTCGGGACGGTGTCGAGGACCTCCACGATCCGGCCGGCCGACACCGCGCCCCGCGGGATGAGGATGAACATGAAGACCGCGGTCAGGACGGCGAAGAGGATCTGGGTGAGGTACTGGAGGAAGGCCGTGAGATTGCCGATCGGCATCGCGCCGTCACTGACCCGGAAGGCTCCGAACCACATGACCGCGACCGTCGAGAGGTTGAGGATCGCGGTCATCGTCGGGATCGTCACCGCGAACAGGCGGTTGACCCGGACGGTCGTGTCGAAGAGATCGCGGCTCGCGACGTCGAATCGGTGTTCTTCGTGGCCCGTGCGCACGAAGGCCCGGATGACCCGCACGCCCGAGAGCGTCTCGCGCATCACCTGGTTGATCCGGTCGATCTTCACCTGCATCGCCCGGAAGAGCGGGATCGCCCGGCTCATGACGAGCCCGATCACTGCCGCCATGAGCGGCAGCACCACGACGAGGAGCCCGGACAGCGGGACATCCGTCCGGAGCGCCATGAAGATGCCGCCGACGATGAGGATCGGGGCGGAGATCATCACCGTCAGGGCCATGAAGACGACGGTCTGGACCTGCAGGACGTCGTTCGTGTTGCGGGTGATGAGCGAGGCGGGCCCGAAGTGATTGACCTCCACCTGCGAGAAGGTCTGGACCTTCATGAAGATCGCGCTCCGGACGTCGCGGCCAAAGCCCATCGCCACGCGCGCACCCCAGTAGACCGCGAGGAGCGCGGCGGCGGCGAGGACGGCGGTGACGCCGAGCATGAGCGCGCCGACCCGCAGGATGTGCCCGTTGTCGCCCTTGGCGATGCCGTTGTTGATGATGTCGGCGTTGAGATCGGGAAGGTAGAGGTTGCCGAGCGCGCCGATGAGGAGCAGGCCCATGACGAGCGCGAGCGGCGCGATGTAAGGTCGGAGGTAGGTGCGAAGGAGCGCGATCACGGCCTGGCGGCCCCCGATGCAG
Above is a window of Chloroflexota bacterium DNA encoding:
- a CDS encoding ABC transporter ATP-binding protein, which produces MGLLLIGALGNLYLPDLNADIINNGIAKGDNGHILRVGALMLGVTAVLAAAALLAVYWGARVAMGFGRDVRSAIFMKVQTFSQVEVNHFGPASLITRNTNDVLQVQTVVFMALTVMISAPILIVGGIFMALRTDVPLSGLLVVVLPLMAAVIGLVMSRAIPLFRAMQVKIDRINQVMRETLSGVRVIRAFVRTGHEEHRFDVASRDLFDTTVRVNRLFAVTIPTMTAILNLSTVAVMWFGAFRVSDGAMPIGNLTAFLQYLTQILFAVLTAVFMFILIPRGAVSAGRIVEVLDTVPTIRDPESPATLGPPDSRGMVEFRDVEFRYPGAEQPVLRGITFTARPGETTAIVGSTGSGKSTLVNLIPRFYDATAGAVLVDGIEVRAMARDDLWSRIGVIPQKAFLFSGTVASNLRFGDEAATDEELWRALEIAQGRDFVEAMEDQLEAPITQGGANVSGGQRQRLSIARALVKRAGIFVFDDSFSALDFSTDARLRVALARDLGWATVIIVAQRVGTIMNADRIVVMDAGRIVGIGTHRELLEDNETYREIVFSQLSEAEAVA